Proteins from one Mucilaginibacter jinjuensis genomic window:
- a CDS encoding ATP-binding cassette domain-containing protein — MLKVDSVQLDFGGRKILQSVYIDCKAGEVIGLLGRNGCGKSSLLKIIFGTLTPNYKYVSIDDEFIAKGYLDNKIAYLPQHNYLPQNMVINQLAPMLVDPLAWDEFSSYPLYQEHQHKKPRDLSGGELRKLETLMILYSKANYILLDEPFTHVSPIQAEDIKAIIRKRSPYKGFIITDHQYQNILEISDKIILINNGATRLIENREELVTYGYLSGN; from the coding sequence ATGTTAAAGGTCGATAGTGTACAGTTGGATTTCGGCGGCCGTAAAATTTTGCAGAGCGTTTATATTGATTGCAAGGCCGGAGAAGTAATCGGTTTACTAGGTAGAAATGGCTGCGGTAAATCGAGCTTACTCAAAATCATCTTCGGCACGCTTACGCCCAATTATAAATATGTAAGCATTGATGACGAATTTATAGCTAAAGGTTATTTGGATAACAAAATTGCTTATTTACCACAGCATAATTATTTACCGCAAAACATGGTAATTAACCAGCTTGCGCCAATGCTGGTTGATCCCCTGGCTTGGGACGAATTTAGCTCCTATCCGCTTTACCAGGAGCATCAGCACAAAAAACCACGCGACCTTTCAGGTGGCGAATTACGCAAGCTGGAAACATTGATGATACTTTACAGCAAAGCCAATTACATTTTGCTGGATGAACCATTTACACACGTATCGCCCATACAGGCCGAAGATATAAAGGCCATTATCCGCAAACGTTCGCCTTATAAAGGTTTCATTATTACAGATCATCAGTATCAGAACATTCTGGAGATCAGCGATAAAATTATTTTGATTAATAATGGCGCTACCAGGTTGATTGAAAACAGAGAAGAATTGGTAACTTACGGATACCTTAGTGGTAATTAG